Genomic segment of Gammaproteobacteria bacterium:
GACGAATAGTCTTGCCGCCTTTTCTATTCACTGATACTAAATTAATATTATCAGCCAGTTCTTCATTATTGTGCCCGTTAATTAAGCTAACTTGTTTAACGTAAGGTGATAAAACAACCACTTCACTCAGCATATCGACCTTAATTTTTTTCAGCATTGTTATAATGACATTGCACTCTTTTTTATTAACTATTCCATAGCCGTTTTCAGGCTTTTCCTCGGAATTATTTCCACCTGCTGGTATGTCAATCCATGTAATGTGCTTTTCATTAAGAAAATATGGTGAAGAAATAGGATTTTGATGTTCTTTTAGATACTCTTTACTTTCTGGCGTTTTAAGGCAGAAATCGTCGTGGTTATAGAATATATTACCCACCAAGTCGCCTAAAACTTTTGGCATTCGCCTCTGGGTGTCTAGGGTAAAAGAAAGCGGGTGGCTTGTATTTCCAGAACGGTTATTAAAAAGCCAGTTGAACGTCTCAAGATAGCCTGATATGGCTTCTTCACTAAGCTTTTTTAACTCCTTATGAGCATCCTCATCCAGCATTTGGATTTGGTTTTTTTCTTTGAGTTTGTTGAGAATGCCTGTAGCAGAATCCTCGGCATCACCTTGGCTTGCAACACTATTTAATGCAGCATTGAATTCTTTATACATAAAGGGCTGTAGTTGTTCTTGATCTCCAATCAATAACCAACGATAGCCAACCTGCATGGGCAGTGCCAAATCAAAACCATGAGTTTTCCCAGCCTCTTCAACTATTACCCAATCGAAAATTTGCTGCTTTTCTACCATGCCAACTAAATCTTTGGCACTGGTCGTCGCAAATACCAAAGAAGCAGCGTCGCGCATTAAATTTTTTAATCCAGAAATACAAGAGACTATACGATGGGATTTTTTGTTTTCTACAAATGCACTATCGGTTACCGAAAGAGAGTCAAATGAATCTTGGACTCTATTTTCTTTGGTGTCTTTTTCCTTTGTTAAAACATTAATAACTTCTTTAATTAATAAAAATGCTTGCTTGGTATGCTCTTTATATTTAATCTGAGAGTTATGGTTTTCGTAACATTTATCAATTGGTTGCAAAAAATCCAGCAATTCGTCATCGGAAACAGCCTCTCCTTCAAGCTTTAAGCTGATGGGTCTTTCTCCTTCTTTATCTTTATAAAGCTCGTCAATCTTACGCATCAATACGTCAATTGCAGAATGGTCTTTTGCCGTCAACAATATCTGCGCCATGGGATGTCGATTCAGTAATACTTTAATCAAATTGGTCGCTATCGTACTTTTTCCTGTCCCAGGTGGTCCTTGGAGAGTATAGAGCGGAAAGTGGAATAGAATATCTTGTATTCTCGCTTTGCCATTATCATCCAAACTAATAAGATTCAGATCGCCCAGTTTATGTTCCCATTCAATATCCTTTTTATAAGTTCGATCGCCTTTTAAAGCTAATGACCTAACCAACAAGCGATGTTCTTGCAATTTACTGATAGACTGTGTCCTACGATTAAGTAAACTGATTTGCCCATAATGTCCCCAAGTACGCAGATAGCCATGTTCCCCAATTTGATATTCTACTGACTTTCCTAGTGTAATTCGTTTCGAGCAACAAATAACACCTCGATCTTTATCTAATTTATCAATCTGCCATTCCATGGCGGCACGTTGCTCTTTGCTACCCTTGAATTGCAATGTGCCGTCTTGCTCCCCTCCCAGATAAATGGTTTGCTTCTGGTCAGAGCCCTGTGAGCCTTCTTGATCCAGATAATCCAACAATGATTTATCCCCGTTGAAATATGATCTAGCTTTTGTTCTTGGTGCACTTGCAGCTTCCTCAAGTTCCTTAATTTCTAATCGAACAATGCCTTTATATTTTTCCGATTCGTTTTTTGTAGTAATTTTAGTAATTTCGTAACGATAAATTTGACCATATCGCAACAAAATTTCCATTTCATTGGCAACACTGAGAAACGCTTTAAATTGCCTTTCTTTTGCTTGCTCTCTAGCTACGCTAACATTAGTTTTACATAGTTCACCAAATAAATCCTTCCAACCGCCTTCCTGAACTGGCGGTATTTGAATATTGAAATTGAGCTCAACACGATTAG
This window contains:
- a CDS encoding hypothetical protein (Evidence 5 : Unknown function), giving the protein MLNKGLNLLKVFELVSPHEQFPTKPNMSVWEAIKVDDEHANDHERFVLFIESFDPNSENLQLRQFLFAKHMKMLHMLESLPNGDEHYLTAEYYGVDDEYSCFVTCFKEEYAQQVLSHAVLKTDTFKNHRIQREQRTPVWEAFYQLAEGLNNLHNKNILHKNIAINQIVLGNDKAGFPFRLSGFSYAARIGETGNSNNGVSNQDNWGKYLADRQKDYGIHGYSFITDWMALAAAIFTTFTGKQPRDKESFKSNLRNAPFDQIEKDFFRYLLLDNDKYITGKKILERLDRIQKENNLNIAKEAKCKELLLFCITGSNGRLVDMLEDNGLIDTPSTNKNANETLQAWFEQEKNNASSIHIGKINDEFIALKFSHVKREQITTQIYFKIGKQLVDRQHNIKSWKKAGNLVDISQRALKIESDWIDVTNRVELNFNIQIPPVQEGGWKDLFGELCKTNVSVAREQAKERQFKAFLSVANEMEILLRYGQIYRYEITKITTKNESEKYKGIVRLEIKELEEAASAPRTKARSYFNGDKSLLDYLDQEGSQGSDQKQTIYLGGEQDGTLQFKGSKEQRAAMEWQIDKLDKDRGVICCSKRITLGKSVEYQIGEHGYLRTWGHYGQISLLNRRTQSISKLQEHRLLVRSLALKGDRTYKKDIEWEHKLGDLNLISLDDNGKARIQDILFHFPLYTLQGPPGTGKSTIATNLIKVLLNRHPMAQILLTAKDHSAIDVLMRKIDELYKDKEGERPISLKLEGEAVSDDELLDFLQPIDKCYENHNSQIKYKEHTKQAFLLIKEVINVLTKEKDTKENRVQDSFDSLSVTDSAFVENKKSHRIVSCISGLKNLMRDAASLVFATTSAKDLVGMVEKQQIFDWVIVEEAGKTHGFDLALPMQVGYRWLLIGDQEQLQPFMYKEFNAALNSVASQGDAEDSATGILNKLKEKNQIQMLDEDAHKELKKLSEEAISGYLETFNWLFNNRSGNTSHPLSFTLDTQRRMPKVLGDLVGNIFYNHDDFCLKTPESKEYLKEHQNPISSPYFLNEKHITWIDIPAGGNNSEEKPENGYGIVNKKECNVIITMLKKIKVDMLSEVVVLSPYVKQVSLINGHNNEELADNINLVSVNRKGGKTIRQIAYTVDSFQGDQADIVILSLVGNKNPEEPDMERIEFILEAHRLNVMLSRARKKLIIVGCYHYFKRAIEKNPRQELDQAKQLIIKMEEYRIPLSSDKTPEQFFLGQ